A genomic region of Trichothermofontia sichuanensis B231 contains the following coding sequences:
- a CDS encoding GDP-L-fucose synthase family protein: MQPLDLSDKNILVTGGAGFLGKRVVAQLVAAGANPAAIKVPRSRDCDLRQLAHCRAAVRGQDIIIHLAAHVGGIGLNQAKPAELFYDNLMMGAQLIHCAYEAGVKKFVCIGTICAYPKFTPVPFHEDDLWNGYPEETNAPYGIAKKALLVQLQAYRQQYGFNGIYLLPVNLYGPEDNFNPDSSHVIPALIRKVHEAQQRGDRQIPVWGDGSPTREFLYADDAARGIVMGTQLYDAPEPVNLGTGQEITIRDLIALICELMAYDGEIVWQTDKPNGQPRRCLATDRAKTEFGFVAQMPFRQGLENTIAWYRQHAGDC, from the coding sequence ATGCAACCCCTGGACTTAAGCGATAAAAACATTTTGGTGACGGGGGGAGCCGGCTTCCTGGGGAAACGGGTAGTGGCCCAATTGGTGGCGGCGGGAGCTAACCCAGCGGCTATTAAGGTCCCGCGATCGCGCGATTGTGATCTCCGCCAACTGGCCCATTGCCGGGCGGCGGTTCGGGGCCAGGATATTATCATCCATCTAGCGGCCCATGTGGGGGGGATTGGCCTTAATCAGGCGAAGCCTGCCGAGTTATTCTATGACAACCTGATGATGGGTGCCCAATTGATCCACTGTGCCTATGAGGCTGGGGTTAAGAAGTTTGTCTGCATTGGCACAATCTGTGCCTATCCCAAGTTCACACCGGTTCCGTTCCATGAGGATGATCTCTGGAATGGTTACCCAGAGGAGACGAATGCCCCCTATGGTATTGCCAAAAAAGCCTTACTGGTGCAACTACAAGCCTATCGCCAGCAGTATGGTTTCAACGGGATTTATCTGTTACCCGTAAACCTCTACGGTCCAGAGGATAATTTCAACCCCGATAGCTCCCATGTGATTCCTGCGTTGATTCGTAAGGTCCATGAGGCCCAGCAACGGGGCGATCGCCAGATTCCGGTCTGGGGGGACGGTAGCCCGACGCGGGAATTCCTCTACGCTGATGATGCCGCCCGTGGCATTGTTATGGGAACGCAATTGTATGATGCGCCTGAGCCGGTGAACCTGGGCACAGGGCAGGAAATTACTATCCGGGATTTGATTGCTCTGATCTGTGAGTTGATGGCTTATGACGGTGAGATCGTCTGGCAAACCGATAAACCCAACGGCCAACCTCGACGCTGCCTCGCCACCGATCGCGCTAAAACTGAATTTGGCTTTGTGGCCCAAATGCCTTTCCGCCAGGGGCTGGAAAATACGATCGCCTGGTATCGGCAACATGCTGGCGATTGCTGA
- a CDS encoding alpha/beta fold hydrolase, whose protein sequence is MKVTEQQLEVGGLQWFYREGLPVQERGLPPVLLLHGIPSQSYSWREVLPVLTAQGMRAIAPDWIGSGFSSKPEPRDFGHYTPDAYLSALADFVDALALDRFSLVVQGFVGSVGLQYALRHRERIERLAIFNTPLTTAVRLPWKLKQLGLPFIGDMLTQDPLLIDRTLEGGGFYRVPDEALDVYRRPYLKTSAVGRALLATVRNLQLPTVLAEIETGFQTWEQPTLVAWGMADPWLPFSVAAQFARAVPQTEVVKLEQVGHYPQEDWHEKVTQVLIPFLCRQAG, encoded by the coding sequence ATGAAGGTAACGGAGCAGCAGCTTGAGGTGGGGGGCTTACAGTGGTTCTATCGGGAGGGTCTCCCGGTGCAGGAACGGGGGTTACCACCTGTGCTCCTGTTGCACGGCATTCCTTCCCAAAGCTATAGCTGGCGGGAGGTCTTACCAGTCTTAACGGCACAGGGGATGCGGGCGATCGCGCCGGACTGGATCGGCTCTGGATTTTCCAGTAAGCCGGAACCCCGCGACTTTGGCCACTACACCCCCGATGCCTATCTCAGTGCCCTAGCTGATTTTGTTGATGCCCTCGCTCTGGATCGCTTTTCCCTGGTTGTTCAGGGGTTTGTCGGCTCCGTGGGCTTGCAATATGCCCTGCGCCACCGCGAGCGCATTGAGCGCCTTGCTATTTTTAACACACCGCTGACAACCGCAGTCCGCCTACCCTGGAAACTGAAACAACTGGGACTGCCGTTCATTGGTGATATGCTCACCCAGGACCCGCTGCTGATCGATCGCACCCTGGAGGGGGGCGGTTTTTATCGTGTTCCAGATGAGGCGTTGGATGTGTATCGGCGGCCCTATTTAAAAACCTCGGCGGTGGGACGGGCACTGCTGGCAACGGTGCGTAACCTACAACTGCCGACGGTGCTGGCGGAAATTGAAACCGGCTTCCAAACCTGGGAACAGCCTACGCTGGTGGCTTGGGGCATGGCAGATCCCTGGTTGCCCTTTAGTGTGGCGGCACAATTTGCGAGGGCTGTTCCCCAAACAGAGGTTGTCAAATTAGAACAAGTTGGGCATTATCCCCAAGAAGACTGGCATGAGAAGGTGACTCAGGTACTCATTCCCTTTTTGTGCCGTCAAGCGGGTTAA
- a CDS encoding glycosyltransferase — MTATKSYALIHEWLTPKATGGSELVVQAILEQIDADLYALIDFESTNPDSYLYQRRIGTTFLQHFPRARNGVQKYLPLLPLAIEQLDLRQYDVLLSSSHAVAKGVLTAPHQLHVCYCHTPMRYAWDLTFDYLQGSRAGHGLMGWLTRYLLHHLRQWDVITANRVDYFIANSHHTARRIWRCYRRPAEVIYPPVNLDRFQCQPQKQDFYLTVCRLVPYKHVDIIVEAFNQIDRPLIIIGDGPDLPRLRQMARPHIQFLGAQPNAIVEQHMAQAKAFVYAACEDFGIAPVEAQACGTPVIGYARGGVGETVRDLRQEPGMGTGILFSPQTAAALVTAIETFEQYQSKFSPEAIRRQAERFSPAVFAQHYCRFLERCIAEFDRQAVMRPSPSP; from the coding sequence GTGACAGCAACAAAATCCTATGCCCTCATTCACGAATGGCTGACCCCCAAGGCGACAGGTGGTTCAGAATTGGTTGTGCAGGCCATCCTAGAGCAGATAGATGCCGATCTCTACGCCCTCATTGATTTTGAGTCCACCAATCCCGACAGCTATCTCTACCAACGGCGGATCGGGACCACGTTTCTGCAACACTTTCCCCGCGCTCGCAATGGCGTCCAGAAATATTTACCCCTATTACCCCTGGCGATCGAACAACTGGATTTACGCCAGTACGATGTGCTACTGTCCTCCTCCCATGCCGTTGCTAAGGGAGTTTTAACCGCGCCCCACCAACTCCACGTATGCTACTGCCATACCCCCATGCGCTACGCCTGGGACCTCACCTTTGATTATCTCCAGGGGAGTCGGGCTGGTCACGGGCTAATGGGCTGGCTCACGCGCTATCTCTTACACCATCTGCGTCAATGGGATGTCATTACCGCCAACCGGGTGGATTATTTCATTGCCAACTCCCACCATACCGCCCGTCGCATCTGGCGCTGTTACCGTCGGCCTGCTGAAGTGATCTATCCCCCGGTGAATCTCGATCGCTTTCAGTGCCAACCGCAGAAACAGGATTTTTACCTCACCGTTTGCCGTCTCGTGCCCTACAAGCACGTGGATATCATCGTCGAAGCCTTTAATCAAATCGATCGCCCTCTGATTATCATTGGCGACGGCCCGGATCTCCCGCGTTTGCGGCAGATGGCACGTCCCCATATTCAATTTCTCGGCGCCCAACCAAATGCGATCGTCGAGCAGCACATGGCCCAGGCCAAAGCCTTTGTCTACGCTGCTTGTGAGGATTTTGGCATTGCTCCCGTTGAAGCCCAAGCCTGTGGAACCCCTGTCATTGGGTATGCTAGGGGTGGGGTGGGAGAAACCGTGCGGGATCTCCGCCAAGAGCCAGGGATGGGAACAGGTATCCTGTTTAGTCCCCAAACGGCTGCCGCCCTCGTCACCGCCATCGAGACCTTTGAGCAATACCAGTCCAAATTCAGTCCAGAAGCTATCCGTAGGCAAGCAGAGCGCTTTAGCCCTGCGGTCTTTGCCCAACACTACTGCCGCTTTCTGGAGCGCTGTATCGCTGAATTTGACCGTCAGGCAGTGATGCGACCCTCACCCTCACCCTAG
- the gmd gene encoding GDP-mannose 4,6-dehydratase, whose protein sequence is MTDNKRALITGVTGQDGSYLSELLLEKGYEVHGIIRRTSTFNTDRVNHLYVDPHREEVRFFLHYGDLTDGTTLRRLLEQVQPTEIYNLGAQSHVRVSFDAPEYTVDTVGMGTLRLLEAIRDYQQRTGIRVRFYQAGSSEMFGLVQEIPQKETTPFYPRSPYACAKVYAHWQTINYREAYGLFACNGILFNHEGPRRGETFVTRKITRAIARIINGTQRKLYLGNLDAKRDWGYAKDYVRAMWLMLQQDAPDDYVIATGETHSVREFLDLAFGYVNLNWQDFVEFDERYLRPTEVELLIGDASKARQKLGWQPSVTFPELVRLMVDADLVALGLPTPNGDRSLSEIDQAFIRHDSGQLVP, encoded by the coding sequence ATGACAGACAACAAACGCGCCCTCATTACAGGTGTTACTGGACAGGATGGTTCCTATCTCAGCGAATTACTGCTGGAAAAGGGGTATGAGGTACATGGGATTATCCGCCGGACTTCGACGTTTAATACCGATCGCGTTAATCACCTCTACGTTGATCCCCATCGGGAAGAGGTACGTTTTTTCCTGCATTATGGCGATCTGACTGATGGCACAACCCTGCGGCGGCTTTTGGAGCAGGTCCAACCGACAGAAATCTATAACTTGGGTGCCCAATCCCACGTGCGGGTGAGCTTCGATGCCCCTGAATATACTGTTGATACAGTCGGTATGGGGACTTTGCGGTTACTCGAAGCGATTCGTGACTATCAGCAGCGCACGGGGATTCGGGTCCGCTTCTACCAGGCGGGGTCTTCGGAGATGTTCGGCTTGGTACAGGAAATTCCTCAAAAGGAAACAACGCCGTTTTATCCCCGCAGTCCCTATGCCTGCGCCAAGGTGTATGCCCACTGGCAAACGATCAACTATCGGGAGGCTTACGGGTTATTTGCCTGTAATGGCATTCTGTTTAACCATGAGGGACCGCGCCGAGGAGAGACTTTTGTCACGCGCAAGATCACGCGGGCGATCGCGCGTATTATCAACGGCACTCAGCGTAAACTCTACCTGGGTAATTTGGATGCCAAGCGCGACTGGGGTTATGCCAAGGACTATGTCCGGGCGATGTGGTTAATGTTACAGCAGGACGCCCCCGATGATTATGTGATTGCGACGGGCGAAACCCATTCAGTCCGGGAGTTTTTGGATTTGGCGTTTGGGTATGTCAACCTCAACTGGCAGGATTTTGTGGAGTTTGACGAACGTTACCTGCGACCGACGGAGGTGGAGTTGCTCATCGGTGATGCCAGCAAGGCCCGCCAAAAGTTGGGCTGGCAGCCCTCTGTCACCTTTCCAGAGTTGGTTCGCCTGATGGTGGATGCCGATTTAGTTGCCTTGGGATTGCCCACTCCTAATGGTGATCGCTCATTGTCTGAGATTGATCAAGCATTTATTCGGCACGACTCTGGTCAACTAGTGCCTTAA
- a CDS encoding cation diffusion facilitator family transporter has translation MLYPCSNPACLDRLHPTQKVRVLGPILWLILGFAVLEWVIGRLSHSLALQADSGHTLADAIAILIALGATAMTRLTHRFAPSRSPRWELGAAIVNAIGLVLMAGLMAWEACKHLYHPPTIVISLPMLLTAIVGLLINGIGLWRLHPGSQQDLNLRGVFLHTLADLASSIGVIMAAIAILFLNWVWLDGIIGLAIAGLVGSSGLWLVRQSWVQWQQFPRTVTAALPAMGWQEIGKTDLASVLRRSSAL, from the coding sequence ATGCTCTATCCGTGTTCAAACCCAGCGTGTCTTGATCGTCTGCATCCAACCCAGAAAGTTCGGGTATTAGGGCCAATTCTGTGGTTAATTCTGGGGTTTGCAGTCCTGGAGTGGGTGATCGGGCGATTGAGCCATAGCTTGGCCCTGCAAGCCGATTCAGGCCATACCCTGGCCGATGCGATCGCCATCCTGATCGCCCTAGGTGCAACAGCGATGACCCGGTTAACACACCGCTTTGCCCCTTCCCGATCTCCTCGCTGGGAGTTGGGCGCGGCGATCGTGAACGCGATCGGCCTAGTGCTCATGGCAGGTTTAATGGCGTGGGAGGCGTGCAAACATCTTTATCATCCCCCCACAATCGTTATCAGCCTTCCCATGTTGCTAACAGCGATCGTGGGACTGTTGATTAATGGCATCGGGTTGTGGCGATTACACCCCGGCAGTCAGCAGGATCTGAATTTACGGGGAGTTTTTTTGCACACGTTGGCCGATCTGGCCAGTTCGATCGGCGTGATCATGGCCGCGATCGCCATCCTGTTCTTAAATTGGGTTTGGTTGGATGGGATCATTGGCCTGGCAATTGCCGGCTTGGTGGGCAGTAGTGGCCTCTGGTTAGTGCGACAAAGCTGGGTGCAATGGCAGCAGTTCCCAAGGACGGTGACCGCTGCGTTACCAGCAATGGGGTGGCAAGAAATTGGGAAAACTGACTTAGCCTCAGTGCTCCGGCGATCGTCGGCCCTGTAG
- a CDS encoding sugar transferase: MFDIVFSLAVLILFSPLYLLLALLIALSSPGPIFYVQTRIGQHHRPFGCLKFRTMVENADEVLLEMLATSPNVRQEFEDNFKLKHDPRITWIGRFLRLTSLDEFPQFWNVLMGDMSVVGPRPLVPEELYKYEHHIHKVLTIKPGITGLWQVSGRNDIPYPRRVQIDTYYVDCHNLWTDLWIVLKTIGVVLFPKNNGAY; encoded by the coding sequence GTGTTCGATATTGTCTTCTCACTAGCGGTCCTGATTCTCTTCTCTCCCCTCTACCTGCTGCTCGCGCTTCTGATTGCGCTGAGTTCACCAGGACCGATTTTCTACGTCCAAACTCGAATTGGACAACATCACCGGCCTTTTGGCTGTCTCAAGTTCCGCACGATGGTCGAAAATGCGGATGAGGTGTTACTGGAGATGCTGGCAACCTCGCCCAATGTCAGGCAGGAGTTTGAAGATAATTTCAAGCTGAAACACGACCCCCGGATTACCTGGATCGGTCGTTTTTTACGTCTGACCAGTTTGGACGAGTTTCCCCAATTCTGGAATGTCCTGATGGGCGATATGAGTGTGGTTGGTCCGCGACCCCTTGTCCCGGAGGAACTGTACAAGTACGAGCACCATATCCATAAGGTATTGACCATCAAACCAGGGATCACGGGCTTGTGGCAGGTATCGGGACGCAATGATATCCCCTATCCACGTCGGGTACAAATTGATACCTACTATGTGGATTGTCACAATCTCTGGACCGATCTCTGGATCGTGCTCAAGACGATCGGGGTCGTGCTATTCCCGAAAAACAACGGGGCTTACTGA